Proteins encoded by one window of Pseudorca crassidens isolate mPseCra1 chromosome 3, mPseCra1.hap1, whole genome shotgun sequence:
- the ZCCHC9 gene encoding zinc finger CCHC domain-containing protein 9, with amino-acid sequence MTRWARVTTTQNKRPFPATSWEDMKKGSFEGKSQNLPKSKQLEADSLSLKNHAPQAKHKKNKKKKEYLNEDVNGFMEYLRQNSQMVRNGEMIAADSQEVREEIAVALKKDSRREGRRLKRQAAKKNAMVCFHCRKPGHGIADCPAALENQEMGTGICYRCGSTEHEITKCKAKVDPAFGEFPFAKCFVCGEMGHLSRSCPDNPKGLYADGGCCRLCGSVEHLKKDCPKSQNLDRMVTVGRWAKGMSADYEDILDVPKPQKPKTKIPKVVNF; translated from the exons ATGACCAGGTGGGCACGAGTTACTACCACACAGAACAAAAGACCCTTCCCTGCAACATCATGGGAGGACATGAAGAAGGGGTCCTTTGAGGGAAAAAGCCAAAACCTACCAAAGAGTAAACAACTTGAAGCCGATAGTCTGTCCCTTAAAAATCATGCACCCCaagcaaaacacaaaaagaataaaaagaaaaaggagtattTAAATGAAGATGTGAATGGATTCATGGAATATCTAAGGCAAAACTCACAGATGGTTCGCAATGGGGAGATGATAGCAGCAGACAGTCAGGAAGTCAGGGAAGAAATTGCAGTTGCTTTAAAGAAAGATAGTCGCCGGGAAGGAAGACGATTAAAAAGACAAGCAGCAAAGAAAAATGCAATG gTATGTTTCCATTGTAGAAAACCTGGCCATGGGATTGCAGATTGCCCAGCTGCCCTTGAGAATCAAGAAATGGGCACTGGAATATGTTACCGGTGTGGATCCACAGAGCATGAAATAACCAAGTGCAAGGCTAAAGTAGACCCAGCTTTTG GTGAATTTCCTTTtgcaaaatgttttgtttgtgggGAAATGGGACATCTGTCCAGATCTTGTCCTGATAATCCCAAAGGACTCTATGCTGATG GTGGTTGCTGCAGACTTTGTGGCTCTGTGGAACATCTTAAGAAAGATTGCCCCAAAAGTCAGAATTTAG ATCGAATGGTCACGGTTGGTCGCTGGGCAAAGGGAATGAGTGCGGACTATGAAGACATTTTGGATGTGCCTAAACCACAGAAACCCAAAACAAAGATACCTAAAGTTGTTAATTTTTGA